Proteins encoded by one window of Sulfurospirillum barnesii SES-3:
- a CDS encoding DUF6953 family protein, translating to MSVKDVAGFMLNEIKKNGSLPQVGLADVIKDKFGKEFVFETTHKTLTIDRKVLREFNKIKGDDILWDKDRCCWH from the coding sequence ATGAGCGTAAAAGATGTTGCTGGTTTTATGTTAAATGAAATAAAGAAAAATGGCTCTTTGCCTCAGGTGGGGCTTGCAGATGTCATCAAAGACAAATTTGGTAAAGAATTTGTTTTTGAAACGACACATAAAACGCTTACTATTGATAGAAAAGTTTTAAGAGAATTCAATAAAATAAAAGGCGATGACATCCTTTGGGACAAAGATAGATGTTGTTGGCATTAA
- a CDS encoding NERD domain-containing protein, whose amino-acid sequence MIFWLLVSVFVLGILFKTPWMKGKVGEFTVNIATSLHLNKEEYVNIKNITLQLNDGSTTQIDHVIVSRYGVFVIETKNMKGWIFGDEHQSMWTQQIFKEKHRFQNPLRQNYRHTKALEEILALPSESIISIVVFIGDCKFKTAMPNNVFINAKYTSYIESFQEEKLSAYQFDMTIETLNQKRLKQSFSTDREHVANLQERHNAKPTPTPSAKICFRCGKKMVLRQNRQTRQEFYGCSGYPKCRNVIKI is encoded by the coding sequence GTGATTTTTTGGCTTCTTGTTTCTGTTTTTGTACTGGGAATTTTATTTAAAACACCTTGGATGAAAGGCAAAGTTGGCGAATTTACGGTCAATATTGCGACTTCTTTGCATCTCAATAAAGAAGAATATGTCAATATTAAAAATATCACTTTGCAATTAAATGATGGTTCAACCACACAGATAGACCATGTCATTGTCTCTCGTTATGGTGTTTTTGTAATTGAGACAAAAAACATGAAAGGGTGGATTTTTGGCGATGAGCACCAGAGCATGTGGACACAACAAATCTTCAAAGAAAAACACCGCTTTCAAAACCCTTTACGCCAAAACTATCGCCATACCAAAGCTTTAGAAGAGATATTGGCATTGCCCTCTGAAAGCATCATATCTATCGTTGTTTTCATCGGCGATTGCAAGTTTAAAACCGCTATGCCAAACAATGTTTTTATCAATGCAAAATACACGTCCTACATCGAATCTTTTCAAGAAGAAAAACTCTCCGCCTATCAATTTGATATGACGATAGAAACCCTAAACCAAAAACGTCTCAAACAAAGCTTTTCAACCGATAGAGAACATGTTGCTAACTTACAGGAACGACACAACGCAAAACCCACGCCAACACCATCAGCTAAAATATGTTTTCGATGTGGCAAAAAGATGGTTTTAAGGCAAAATAGACAAACGAGACAAGAATTTTACGGATGCAGTGGATACCCGAAGTGTCGGAATGTTATAAAAATCTAG
- a CDS encoding serine/threonine-protein kinase, whose protein sequence is MNILNQTIKDYKFISFINKGGFGAVYKAQKATDFFAIKVFHEEYVLREYKKHGENNRLQREIEIMKSVSHEYLVEYVDDFIIEDESGKNYFLVMKFIEGHNLREILNQEEKLNEEKALELFKQILEGLDYLHNHKGEDDDTGIIHRDLKPENIIIQNNGQIKIVDFGISKVIDFTSLTSTGEIFGTGPYMSPEQITDSKHLDKRSDLYTAGVILYEILTGYYPYDFQYFPELIEKIKNDPAIPPRRRNLSISNQIENVILKLLEKNPYQRFLTIDEILKAVNPINTQREKVYDLSPRFLLRLYNDKSVLEKYTKHDEKFGYVVFPANLENNQPGLRKNIQDNPNIKILVDPATVRLAYDTYTDVKGVLELPYAPNDYSVITPTYLESYKAQKEYVKKVIDKQIELQADILLSPFHYTNNSTISYGPTRNLTAEWLDLDCKLAKESIDYRNNFYPNKEIYTGICIKADILKDDKDKKFLLNTFSSFENDGFLIYADTIDTKTNEVILYHYIDFLIELQKWTNKPVIAGRINTGLGLGLLSLGLSGFTSGTARFESFYEDLYKESSKAFNMYTRYYFPELLTTVSINRKTPIKFDEIIKNIGACDCYYCNKKANAEIVKDQNAHLHFLEIIHTEIAHLQKNSINTNIMNYINKIDVAISLYSGLKNVFKSDEYSFLYRWKNVFTKIKDKHYV, encoded by the coding sequence TTGAACATACTCAATCAAACCATTAAAGATTATAAGTTTATTTCTTTCATAAATAAGGGTGGCTTTGGAGCTGTCTATAAAGCTCAAAAAGCTACTGATTTTTTTGCTATTAAAGTCTTCCATGAAGAGTATGTTTTACGTGAATATAAAAAACATGGTGAAAATAATAGACTTCAAAGAGAAATAGAAATTATGAAGTCTGTTTCTCATGAATATCTCGTTGAATATGTTGATGATTTTATTATTGAAGATGAAAGCGGAAAAAACTATTTTTTGGTTATGAAATTTATTGAAGGGCATAATCTTAGAGAAATTCTAAATCAAGAAGAGAAACTCAATGAAGAAAAGGCTTTAGAACTATTTAAACAAATATTAGAAGGGCTTGATTATCTTCACAATCATAAAGGCGAAGATGACGATACAGGAATTATTCACAGAGATTTAAAGCCTGAAAATATTATTATTCAGAATAACGGACAAATCAAAATAGTTGACTTTGGTATATCAAAAGTGATTGACTTTACTTCATTAACAAGCACAGGCGAAATATTTGGAACAGGTCCGTATATGTCGCCAGAACAAATCACTGATAGCAAGCATTTAGACAAGAGAAGTGACCTATATACTGCGGGTGTTATATTATATGAGATATTAACTGGATATTATCCTTATGATTTTCAATATTTTCCTGAACTAATTGAAAAGATAAAAAATGACCCAGCAATTCCACCAAGACGAAGAAATCTTAGCATAAGTAATCAAATTGAAAATGTGATTTTGAAATTATTAGAAAAAAATCCATACCAAAGATTTTTAACAATTGATGAAATTTTAAAAGCAGTAAACCCAATAAATACTCAAAGAGAGAAAGTTTATGATTTATCACCAAGATTTCTACTCAGGCTTTACAATGACAAAAGCGTATTAGAAAAATATACAAAGCATGATGAAAAATTTGGATATGTTGTCTTTCCTGCGAATTTAGAAAATAATCAACCTGGATTACGAAAAAATATACAAGATAATCCAAATATTAAAATTTTAGTTGATCCAGCAACTGTTCGACTCGCATATGATACTTACACGGATGTAAAAGGAGTACTTGAGCTTCCATATGCACCAAATGATTATAGTGTAATTACGCCAACTTATTTAGAAAGTTATAAAGCACAAAAAGAATATGTAAAAAAAGTCATTGATAAACAAATTGAACTTCAAGCAGACATTTTATTATCACCTTTTCACTACACAAATAATTCAACTATAAGCTATGGTCCTACCCGCAATCTAACAGCTGAATGGTTAGACCTCGATTGTAAACTGGCAAAGGAAAGTATTGACTACCGAAATAATTTTTATCCAAACAAAGAAATATACACTGGAATTTGTATCAAAGCCGATATTCTAAAAGATGATAAAGACAAAAAGTTTTTGTTAAACACATTTTCATCTTTTGAAAATGATGGTTTCCTTATTTATGCAGATACTATTGATACCAAAACTAATGAAGTTATTTTATATCACTATATAGATTTTTTAATTGAATTGCAAAAATGGACAAACAAGCCTGTTATTGCTGGTCGAATTAATACTGGTCTAGGATTAGGTTTATTGTCTTTAGGTTTATCTGGATTCACATCTGGAACAGCACGTTTTGAGAGTTTTTATGAGGATTTGTATAAAGAAAGTAGTAAAGCATTTAACATGTATACAAGATATTACTTTCCAGAATTATTGACAACAGTCTCAATCAATAGAAAGACACCTATAAAATTTGATGAAATTATTAAAAATATTGGTGCATGTGATTGTTACTATTGCAATAAAAAAGCCAATGCCGAAATTGTGAAAGACCAAAACGCTCATTTGCATTTTTTAGAAATAATACATACGGAAATTGCTCACCTTCAAAAAAATTCAATTAATACTAACATAATGAATTATATCAATAAAATTGATGTAGCAATAAGCCTCTATAGTGGATTAAAAAATGTCTTTAAAAGTGATGAATATTCTTTTCTGTATAGGTGGAAAAATGTTTTTACAAAAATAAAGGATAAACATTATGTTTAG
- a CDS encoding RNA-binding S4 domain-containing protein, protein MKFELEDDYIELFKLLKTTGVAESGGHAKMLIEEGAVKRNGEMETRKRAKIIAGEVVEVMDNRIEVVLKS, encoded by the coding sequence ATGAAATTTGAACTAGAAGATGACTACATAGAACTCTTTAAACTACTCAAAACCACTGGAGTGGCTGAAAGTGGCGGACATGCCAAAATGCTCATCGAAGAAGGTGCAGTGAAGCGAAATGGCGAAATGGAAACGAGAAAAAGAGCTAAAATCATTGCGGGTGAGGTGGTCGAAGTGATGGATAATAGAATAGAAGTTGTTCTTAAGAGTTAA
- the hcp gene encoding hydroxylamine reductase — MSLSMFCDQCSMSAINGCGAKGQDMGTCGKDANLAKLQDIMIYGLKGLSAYRGHANEFGADTKKVDDVIAETLYFTLTNVNFNFDDHIKQLMKVGTAGIEMMNILSEAHTSHLGIPTPVKISQNKAEGKGILVSGHNLDMLLELLKQTEGKGINIYTHSEMLPAHAYPELKKFAHLKGNIGKAWFDQSTLFEQWAGTIIVNTNCIVPPKSSATYIDRMYTYDIVGVKESKKIHGNDFSEVIAQTLALPDITGFDSEDTLVTGHHYKTILGLAPQILEAVQAGKISQFFVIAGCDAPGRGGEYYRELASSLPNDCVILTSSCGKFRFNDIDFGTVADTGIPRYLDLGQCNDSNGGIHIALAISAALNTPVNDLPISIVLSWMEQKAVLILLSLFSIGIKDIYLGPKPPQFVTDDIFAFLQENFNLHLTGDAKEDMKNLLIKKAA, encoded by the coding sequence ATGTCTTTAAGTATGTTTTGTGACCAATGTTCGATGAGTGCAATAAACGGCTGTGGTGCTAAAGGTCAAGATATGGGAACGTGTGGCAAAGATGCCAACCTAGCAAAGCTTCAAGATATTATGATTTATGGTCTTAAAGGTTTGAGCGCATATCGTGGTCATGCCAACGAATTTGGCGCTGATACGAAAAAAGTCGATGATGTCATCGCTGAAACACTTTACTTTACGCTCACCAATGTCAACTTTAACTTTGATGACCACATCAAACAACTGATGAAAGTAGGAACCGCAGGCATTGAGATGATGAACATCCTAAGTGAAGCACACACGTCTCACCTAGGCATCCCAACACCAGTAAAAATCTCTCAAAATAAGGCTGAGGGTAAAGGAATACTCGTCAGCGGTCACAACCTCGATATGTTGCTTGAACTTCTTAAACAAACGGAGGGAAAAGGCATCAATATCTACACCCACTCAGAGATGCTACCCGCTCATGCGTACCCAGAACTTAAGAAATTTGCACACCTTAAAGGCAACATCGGTAAAGCATGGTTTGACCAATCCACATTGTTCGAGCAATGGGCTGGCACTATCATCGTGAACACCAACTGTATCGTTCCACCAAAATCAAGTGCTACCTACATCGACCGTATGTACACGTATGACATCGTAGGCGTTAAAGAAAGCAAAAAAATCCACGGAAATGATTTTAGTGAAGTTATCGCTCAAACACTTGCACTTCCAGACATCACAGGATTTGACAGCGAGGACACGCTTGTAACGGGTCATCATTACAAAACTATCTTAGGACTAGCACCTCAAATCTTAGAAGCCGTCCAAGCAGGAAAAATCAGCCAGTTCTTTGTTATCGCAGGGTGTGATGCCCCAGGTCGTGGTGGCGAATACTACCGTGAGTTAGCAAGTTCACTCCCCAATGACTGCGTTATCTTAACTTCAAGTTGTGGTAAATTTAGATTTAACGACATCGACTTTGGAACAGTAGCAGACACAGGCATCCCTCGTTACCTAGACTTAGGACAATGCAACGACAGCAACGGCGGTATCCACATCGCTCTAGCCATCAGTGCAGCACTCAATACCCCAGTCAACGACCTTCCTATCTCTATCGTTCTAAGCTGGATGGAGCAAAAAGCCGTCCTTATCTTGTTGTCACTCTTTAGCATCGGCATCAAAGACATCTACCTAGGACCCAAACCACCACAATTTGTCACGGATGATATTTTTGCGTTCTTACAAGAGAATTTTAACTTGCATTTAACAGGTGATGCAAAAGAAGATATGAAAAATTTGTTGATTAAAAAAGCTGCGTAA
- a CDS encoding 4Fe-4S dicluster domain-containing protein: MSHHTLKSGYKALVERLNRFPQGAPPSQTLYHILELLFSPKEAELVALLPIVPFGVDEAAKRWKMSRLEAQNILDELSSRAILLDIDKHGESIYVLPPPMAGFFEFSLMRVGGKIDQKILSELFHQYLNVEEDFIKDLFANGQTQLGRAFVNEQALSEENVLHVLDFERASHIIESSQYMGVGTCYCRHKKMHLGEACDAPLEICMTFGASAQSLTKYNYARRIDKIEGMELLYQAQEHNLVQFGENVQKGVNFICNCCGCCCEALIAARKFAFLNPVHTTNFLPVIDEEQCTGCGKCVEVCGVEAMSITSANNPHKPKQKKATLNSDRCLGCGVCVNVCKTKALSLKQLGKRILTPINGAHRAVMMAIERGKLQNFIFDNQALWSHRVMATILGVILKLPPLQQIMASEQIKSRYLGKLLEKY, translated from the coding sequence ATGTCGCATCACACACTCAAATCAGGCTACAAAGCGTTGGTCGAAAGACTGAACCGCTTCCCGCAAGGTGCCCCTCCGTCTCAAACGCTGTACCACATACTCGAACTGCTCTTCTCGCCTAAAGAAGCAGAGCTTGTTGCTCTTTTACCCATTGTGCCTTTTGGGGTAGACGAAGCCGCAAAACGGTGGAAAATGTCACGTTTAGAGGCTCAAAACATCCTCGATGAACTCTCAAGCAGAGCCATTCTTTTAGATATAGATAAACATGGCGAATCCATCTATGTGCTCCCACCTCCCATGGCAGGTTTTTTTGAGTTTTCCTTGATGCGCGTGGGTGGCAAGATAGACCAAAAAATACTCTCAGAACTTTTTCACCAATACCTGAATGTAGAAGAGGATTTTATCAAAGATTTATTTGCCAATGGACAAACCCAGCTAGGAAGAGCTTTTGTCAACGAGCAAGCCTTAAGTGAGGAAAATGTTTTACATGTACTCGATTTTGAACGGGCATCTCACATCATTGAGAGTTCGCAGTATATGGGTGTGGGAACGTGCTACTGTCGGCATAAAAAAATGCACTTAGGTGAGGCGTGTGATGCACCGCTTGAGATTTGCATGACCTTTGGTGCGAGTGCCCAGTCTCTCACCAAATACAACTACGCAAGGCGCATTGACAAAATAGAAGGTATGGAACTTTTGTACCAAGCCCAAGAACACAACCTTGTGCAGTTTGGCGAAAACGTCCAAAAGGGTGTAAACTTTATCTGTAATTGCTGTGGCTGTTGTTGTGAAGCGTTAATCGCTGCTCGAAAATTTGCTTTTCTAAATCCAGTCCATACGACTAACTTTTTACCTGTTATAGATGAGGAACAATGCACAGGATGTGGCAAATGCGTCGAGGTGTGCGGGGTTGAAGCGATGAGTATCACCTCCGCCAACAATCCCCATAAACCAAAGCAAAAAAAAGCCACCCTCAATTCCGATAGATGCTTAGGGTGTGGCGTGTGCGTCAATGTCTGCAAGACAAAAGCGCTCAGCCTAAAACAGCTCGGCAAAAGAATACTCACCCCAATCAATGGCGCACACAGAGCCGTCATGATGGCAATAGAGCGAGGGAAACTCCAAAATTTTATTTTCGACAATCAAGCACTCTGGTCACACCGTGTCATGGCAACTATCCTCGGTGTCATCTTAAAACTCCCTCCCCTACAACAAATCATGGCAAGTGAACAGATAAAATCACGCTACTTAGGAAAGCTTTTGGAGAAATACTAA
- a CDS encoding MqnA/MqnD/SBP family protein, with translation MLFGKIDYINLLPFHVFLKKASLPSAFKRSCEHHKDVPSNINAKLRTRKVHAAVISSVESTRKTLTPLNVGIVAKRHVKSVLVKKNSLPKKDPASATSNKLANVLGIEGEVFIGDRALKLYLNEPEAYIDLAQVWTQRYHLPFVFARFCVNEHQSFYKRLAHAIVRKPIKIPRYILETYAKERGISTHDIQEYLKVISYTIGKKEQKALFMFLKKVRMLQHNA, from the coding sequence ATGTTATTTGGAAAAATAGACTACATCAATCTGCTCCCCTTTCATGTTTTTCTTAAAAAAGCTTCACTTCCAAGTGCTTTTAAACGCTCGTGCGAACACCACAAAGATGTTCCCTCCAACATTAATGCCAAACTGCGTACACGTAAAGTTCATGCTGCTGTTATCTCCAGCGTGGAGAGTACACGCAAAACACTGACCCCTTTAAATGTTGGTATTGTGGCAAAAAGGCATGTAAAAAGTGTTCTTGTGAAAAAAAATTCTCTGCCTAAAAAGGATCCCGCATCTGCTACATCGAATAAACTGGCAAATGTTTTGGGTATTGAGGGGGAAGTTTTTATTGGCGATAGAGCACTGAAGCTCTATTTAAACGAGCCTGAGGCGTATATTGATTTGGCGCAGGTGTGGACGCAGCGTTACCATCTGCCCTTTGTCTTTGCACGTTTTTGCGTCAATGAACACCAAAGTTTTTACAAAAGACTCGCTCATGCTATCGTACGCAAACCTATAAAAATTCCCCGCTATATATTGGAAACATACGCTAAAGAGCGAGGAATTAGCACACACGATATTCAAGAATACCTCAAAGTCATTAGCTACACCATTGGCAAAAAAGAGCAAAAAGCACTTTTTATGTTCCTAAAAAAAGTACGCATGCTTCAGCATAACGCATAG